The Gossypium hirsutum isolate 1008001.06 chromosome A03, Gossypium_hirsutum_v2.1, whole genome shotgun sequence genome contains the following window.
ttgattatgttattaattaaatgatgcaatttatgaatgtggatgcttgcctatgtgtgtggtagaattaaagcatgatatgggccttgtaagctctttttaagggacagcttgaatgtgttagaaaaagttttaaattagagtgaaattatgattcAGTTTTtttacgatgattagtgattaagtccggtaatgccttgtaccctgttccggcgtcaaacactggtaaggggtgttacattacggATTCAGGAGAGGGTCGCTAGGCCCAATATTGGTACTATAGGCCGTGGGTTGATTACAGAACGACTTTGGTCCAATGGAGTTGTGATTTTTAAGGGAATTgctagagttgcccctaatgtggctgactATTGGATTGAAGCCACGAaaaggatcatggatgatcttAACTGCACTCCTGAACAGAAACTAAAGGGCGTAGTGTCACTACTACGAGATgaggcctaccagtggtggcttactatTATAGAGGGCATTCAGCCCGATTggttgacttgggaattcttcaagATCGCTTTCCAAGGAAAATATGTGGGCGCTAGTTATGTAGATGCCTGGAGGAGGGAGTTTCGAAATTTAACACAGGGGGATAAATCAGTAGCCAAATATGAGGCTAAATTTTTGCGACTTAGCCACTACG
Protein-coding sequences here:
- the LOC107887858 gene encoding uncharacterized protein, with translation MDDLNCTPEQKLKGVVSLLRDEAYQWWLTIIEGIQPDWLTWEFFKIAFQGKYVGASYVDAWRREFRNLTQGDKSVAKYEAKFLRLSHYARGMVATEYEHCVRFEDGFKYGLRVLIAPKGERDFAALVDKAKITEDVKHTEG